In Natronoarchaeum philippinense, a single window of DNA contains:
- a CDS encoding DUF7266 family protein: protein MSGKRSFSTDRRGVSTALTHVLTIGITTILISGLFIGTTTLLESQKDRAAYQEMETIGDRLAAEITAADQAAETPSTGQSTVVVDHPSTVAGSSYRVRLASDPAVCDTWAPDTCLILSASQTSQDVEVPLQTSNAISETSVTGGRVRITYNQSGSQRLTLEAA, encoded by the coding sequence ATGAGCGGGAAACGTTCGTTCAGCACCGACAGACGCGGCGTCTCGACGGCGCTGACCCACGTGCTGACTATCGGCATCACGACGATCCTGATCTCGGGACTGTTCATCGGCACCACGACGCTGCTCGAAAGTCAGAAAGACCGAGCGGCCTATCAGGAGATGGAGACCATCGGCGACCGGCTCGCGGCCGAGATCACCGCCGCCGATCAGGCGGCCGAGACGCCGTCGACGGGGCAGTCGACCGTCGTCGTCGACCATCCAAGCACCGTCGCCGGAAGCTCCTATCGCGTCCGACTCGCCAGCGATCCGGCCGTCTGTGATACGTGGGCACCAGACACCTGTCTGATACTCTCAGCGAGCCAAACGTCACAGGACGTAGAAGTCCCACTCCAGACATCGAACGCGATCTCCGAGACATCGGTTACCGGTGGGCGCGTTCGGATCACGTACAACCAGAGCGGGAGCCAACGGCTCACGCTGGAGGCAGCATGA
- a CDS encoding DUF7289 family protein — MIGPDREQETAADRAVSDVLAFTLVFSIIITSVGLVYVFGMGALGDAQVSEQNRNAERAFETITVSFNDLQDGRGEERLSQLNPRGGRISVEESPTVTISAGGSAIVDADGDPIADRAVGSLNYAHEGTTISYELGAAFRADEGNSVLIRPPEFVCTTSGSGSDRAVLSYPNLASTQPSSVSTSSTLRIRATSAPAVVTRSTASDLTIEIEDSTHADAWARYFEDNGWTDVDGPSGSTGDVEATCDTDVTYVRETGVEVDLL; from the coding sequence ATGATCGGACCGGACCGCGAACAGGAGACGGCCGCCGATCGAGCAGTCAGCGACGTACTGGCGTTCACGCTGGTGTTCTCGATCATCATCACCTCGGTCGGACTCGTCTACGTGTTCGGGATGGGCGCGCTCGGTGACGCACAGGTCAGCGAGCAGAACCGAAACGCCGAGCGAGCGTTCGAGACGATCACCGTCAGCTTCAACGATCTGCAGGACGGCCGCGGAGAAGAGCGACTGAGCCAACTCAATCCGCGGGGAGGACGGATCAGCGTCGAGGAGTCTCCCACAGTGACAATCAGCGCCGGCGGGAGTGCGATCGTCGACGCCGACGGCGATCCGATCGCTGATCGCGCCGTCGGCTCGCTCAACTACGCTCACGAGGGAACGACGATCAGCTACGAACTCGGCGCGGCGTTCCGTGCGGACGAGGGCAACAGCGTGTTGATCCGGCCGCCCGAGTTCGTCTGTACGACCTCCGGAAGTGGATCGGATCGGGCCGTCCTCTCGTATCCGAATCTGGCGTCGACACAGCCGTCGTCAGTGTCGACGTCCTCGACGCTGCGCATTCGGGCGACCAGTGCCCCCGCAGTCGTGACTCGCTCGACGGCGAGCGACTTGACGATCGAAATCGAGGATTCGACCCACGCGGACGCTTGGGCGAGATATTTCGAGGACAACGGCTGGACTGACGTCGACGGTCCGTCCGGTAGTACAGGCGATGTCGAAGCGACGTGCGATACCGACGTGACGTACGTTCGCGAGACGGGAGTAGAAGTAGATCTACTGTAG
- a CDS encoding HEAT repeat domain-containing protein, whose product MSDEESGDAQDGGADEEITVESLRERLEAIESQLDDAETEADLDEVETEIEALETDLEAADLPEPDDEDEEPPEEEIESEKDDLADQLEEARGPYDEDVVAEIESAIDEIESSEWTETGAAELATAVDDFLDAAGEQLDQSVERAGEETEDLTAALESAIEGIEDAALDPDDDAETIDALLDDAEALVADVEDAETWSDLSVREKLDHHGFYDVLDHRKDYPPEWHALKVFEKRGEVDKILLALDMLDSDFMEEHCLESLRRMGPEEAVEPMMERAQKRDQDAIQILGKIGSDEPTDMLVEYIEGDGNPGLQKVVLKALGEIGSDETTQDVADKLDSDNESIRSRAARALGMIGDTRAVAPLADVLEDDDSDTVRASAAWALVQIGTEDALDEVGEYSDDRAYLVQTEAEKAI is encoded by the coding sequence ATGAGCGACGAGGAGAGCGGCGACGCCCAAGACGGCGGCGCCGACGAAGAGATCACCGTCGAGTCGCTTCGCGAGCGCCTCGAAGCGATCGAGTCCCAGCTCGACGATGCCGAGACGGAAGCCGACCTCGACGAGGTCGAAACCGAGATCGAGGCGCTGGAGACAGACCTCGAAGCGGCCGACCTTCCCGAGCCCGACGACGAGGACGAGGAGCCGCCCGAAGAGGAGATCGAGTCCGAGAAGGACGATCTCGCAGACCAGCTCGAAGAAGCCCGCGGCCCCTACGACGAGGATGTCGTCGCCGAGATCGAATCGGCCATCGACGAGATCGAGAGCAGCGAGTGGACCGAGACCGGCGCCGCTGAGCTGGCGACCGCGGTCGACGACTTTCTCGATGCCGCCGGCGAGCAGCTCGATCAGTCCGTCGAGCGTGCCGGCGAGGAGACCGAAGATCTGACTGCTGCCCTCGAATCGGCGATAGAGGGCATCGAGGACGCCGCGCTCGATCCCGACGACGACGCCGAGACGATCGACGCGCTGCTCGACGACGCCGAAGCGCTGGTCGCCGATGTCGAGGACGCAGAAACGTGGAGCGACCTCTCGGTTCGAGAGAAGCTCGACCACCACGGGTTCTACGACGTGCTCGACCACCGCAAGGACTACCCACCCGAGTGGCACGCCCTGAAGGTGTTCGAGAAGCGCGGGGAGGTCGACAAGATCCTGCTCGCGCTCGACATGCTCGATTCCGATTTCATGGAGGAACACTGCCTCGAATCCCTCCGTCGGATGGGCCCCGAGGAGGCCGTCGAGCCGATGATGGAGCGCGCCCAGAAGCGCGATCAGGACGCCATCCAGATCCTCGGCAAGATCGGCAGCGACGAGCCGACCGACATGCTCGTCGAGTACATCGAGGGCGACGGCAACCCCGGCCTCCAGAAGGTCGTTCTCAAGGCGCTGGGCGAGATCGGCAGCGACGAGACGACCCAAGATGTCGCCGACAAACTCGACTCCGACAACGAGTCGATCCGCAGCCGCGCGGCCCGCGCGCTCGGGATGATCGGCGACACCCGCGCAGTCGCTCCGTTGGCGGACGTGCTCGAAGACGACGACTCCGACACCGTTCGCGCCAGCGCCGCGTGGGCGCTCGTCCAGATCGGCACCGAAGACGCGCTCGACGAGGTCGGCGAGTACAGCGACGACCGGGCCTACCTCGTCCAGACAGAAGCCGAAAAAGCAATCTAG
- a CDS encoding protein sorting system archaetidylserine synthase (This PssA-like phosphatidyltransferase, along with a PssD-like decarboxylase, is required in Haloarchaea for the archaeosortase ArtA to replace the PGF-CTERM sorting signal with a C-terminal lipid anchor.): MQPRFVGRVSLADAVTVANAALGFLAVVITAEDVELGARLLLLAAVADGLDGVVARHVGSSAAGPYLDSLADVASFAVAPAVLVFVTVQEGWSVAVPSATPRAALLLGVPALFVAMAVLRLGMYTAYDTRDEYTEGVPTTLAATILSAAVLSGMTDPSVLIAVTAAFCYLMVSPIEYPDLLARDAFIMGVTHSLAVLLPMWANRSFPFALLLLALAYLTLGPRFYWRDGLPDPPLVGSKGNA; encoded by the coding sequence ATGCAGCCACGGTTCGTCGGCCGGGTGAGTCTCGCCGACGCAGTGACCGTCGCCAACGCGGCGCTTGGCTTTCTCGCCGTCGTCATCACCGCCGAGGATGTCGAACTGGGTGCGCGACTGCTGTTGCTCGCGGCCGTCGCCGACGGACTCGACGGCGTCGTCGCGCGCCACGTCGGCAGCTCGGCCGCCGGTCCGTATCTCGACTCGCTCGCCGATGTCGCGTCGTTCGCGGTGGCGCCGGCGGTGCTGGTGTTCGTTACTGTTCAGGAGGGCTGGTCGGTGGCCGTCCCGTCTGCAACTCCACGAGCAGCGCTGCTCCTCGGCGTCCCCGCGCTGTTCGTCGCGATGGCCGTGCTGCGACTGGGGATGTACACCGCCTACGACACCCGCGACGAGTACACCGAGGGCGTCCCAACCACGCTGGCCGCGACGATCCTCAGTGCGGCCGTTCTCTCGGGGATGACCGATCCGAGCGTGCTGATCGCCGTGACCGCGGCCTTTTGTTACCTGATGGTTTCGCCCATCGAATACCCCGATCTGCTGGCCCGCGACGCGTTCATCATGGGCGTCACCCACTCGCTCGCGGTCTTGCTGCCGATGTGGGCGAACCGCTCGTTCCCGTTCGCGCTGTTACTGCTGGCGCTTGCGTACCTCACACTGGGCCCGCGATTCTACTGGCGCGACGGCCTTCCCGACCCGCCGCTGGTGGGGTCGAAAGGAAACGCTTAG
- a CDS encoding plastocyanin/azurin family copper-binding protein, which yields MERRAYLAAVGSATAVGLSGCTVLGFGTDGGGDYDIGMSANAFRPDTYEVSVGDTVVWRNTSSRGHSITAYEDNIPEDAEYFASGGHESQSAAEDAWTNSRDGNIQRGDTFEHTFEVPGEYGYYCIPHVPQGMDGTIVVTE from the coding sequence ATGGAGCGTCGCGCGTACCTAGCCGCAGTCGGGAGCGCAACCGCAGTGGGACTGTCAGGCTGTACCGTCCTCGGGTTCGGGACCGACGGCGGCGGCGACTACGACATCGGCATGAGCGCGAACGCGTTCCGGCCGGACACCTACGAGGTGAGCGTCGGTGACACCGTCGTCTGGCGGAACACCAGTTCTCGCGGTCACTCGATCACGGCGTACGAGGACAACATACCCGAGGACGCCGAGTACTTCGCATCGGGCGGTCACGAGAGCCAGTCGGCCGCCGAGGACGCTTGGACGAACAGCCGCGACGGCAACATCCAGCGAGGCGACACGTTCGAGCACACCTTCGAGGTGCCGGGTGAGTACGGCTATTACTGTATTCCTCACGTCCCGCAGGGAATGGACGGGACGATCGTCGTCACCGAGTAA
- a CDS encoding 30S ribosomal protein S3ae → MSERSVSKQAQEKRWYTIHAPEQFDREELGETPADEPDKVYGRTIETTLGELRSEASENNTKLTFKINDVGSDAAYTEFIKHELTRDYLRSLVRRGASKVEAYVTVLTTDDYRVQVQPVAFTTKKADASQEKAIRRTMIDLVEESAEDRSFEQLIDSIVDGRLSSAIYGEAKEIYPLRRVEIQKTTLEARPEEVAAEEETSVDVDDDVEV, encoded by the coding sequence ATGAGCGAACGATCCGTATCGAAGCAGGCACAGGAAAAGCGGTGGTACACTATCCACGCTCCCGAGCAGTTCGACCGCGAGGAGCTGGGCGAGACCCCCGCTGACGAACCGGACAAGGTCTACGGTCGCACGATCGAGACCACGCTGGGCGAGCTCCGTAGCGAGGCCAGCGAGAACAACACCAAGCTGACGTTCAAGATCAACGACGTCGGGAGCGACGCGGCCTACACCGAGTTCATCAAGCACGAACTCACCCGCGACTACCTCCGCAGCCTCGTCCGCCGAGGCGCCTCGAAGGTCGAGGCCTACGTCACGGTGCTGACGACCGACGACTACCGCGTCCAGGTCCAGCCCGTCGCCTTCACGACCAAGAAGGCAGACGCCAGCCAGGAGAAGGCGATCCGCCGCACGATGATCGATCTGGTCGAGGAGTCCGCCGAGGACCGCTCCTTCGAGCAGCTGATCGACAGCATCGTCGACGGCCGCCTCTCCAGCGCGATCTACGGCGAGGCCAAGGAGATCTACCCGCTGCGCCGCGTCGAGATCCAGAAGACGACGCTGGAAGCCCGACCCGAGGAGGTCGCCGCCGAAGAGGAGACCTCCGTCGACGTCGACGACGACGTCGAGGTCTAA
- a CDS encoding KEOPS complex subunit Pcc1 yields the protein MRRATIRTELDDPTVIARAIRPDNTDEMDTRVEQTDEETDSSSDADGAVVTTIERETTGGLRTSVDDYVVNVAVARRVAQHANRHTNTQP from the coding sequence ATGAGACGGGCGACGATCCGAACCGAACTCGACGATCCGACGGTGATCGCACGCGCCATCCGACCGGACAACACCGACGAGATGGACACGCGCGTCGAGCAGACGGACGAGGAAACGGATTCTTCGTCCGACGCCGACGGGGCCGTCGTCACGACGATCGAGCGCGAGACGACCGGCGGACTCAGGACCAGCGTCGACGACTACGTGGTCAACGTAGCCGTGGCGCGACGAGTCGCACAGCACGCCAACCGACACACCAACACACAACCATGA
- a CDS encoding exonuclease RecJ, protein MSAAGRTDLDAPAVSDVAAALRDAPFVRLFASADGDALAAAGVLARALDDIGRPFQVAVVETASESDARIEAGDGDATALTIGLAPTAVERADALSLPGTDRPASRSAFETARELGADPDPVLALAGVIAAGETPGAGETGPVLDAARDAGVERRPGVGTPTADLADGLAHTTLAHASFSGDPGPAQATLAELGLPAELDEDARRRVASLFALDATETDAAPERAADAVERALRPHAAPESAPFETVEGYADVLDAVAADAPGTGVALALGHDARTDALDTWRARAANAHRSVREATTGRYDGLFVARVDAADVNDASRENAPVRTIARLLRDFRSPEPVAMAVSNDEAAVAATGDSDVAAALAAAVDEVGGEAAGDATRGYARFEGDTKAFIAAFRGSL, encoded by the coding sequence ATGTCCGCCGCCGGTCGTACCGACCTCGACGCCCCCGCGGTCAGTGACGTCGCCGCCGCGCTCCGCGACGCGCCGTTCGTTCGGCTCTTCGCGAGCGCCGACGGTGACGCGCTGGCCGCCGCAGGCGTCCTCGCGCGAGCGCTCGACGACATCGGGCGGCCGTTTCAGGTCGCCGTCGTCGAGACCGCTTCCGAGAGCGACGCCCGGATAGAAGCGGGCGACGGTGACGCGACGGCGCTGACGATCGGCCTCGCGCCGACCGCTGTCGAGCGTGCCGATGCGCTTTCGCTTCCCGGTACAGACCGTCCGGCGAGCCGCTCGGCCTTCGAGACCGCGCGGGAACTCGGTGCCGACCCCGATCCCGTGCTCGCGCTTGCCGGCGTGATCGCAGCGGGCGAGACGCCCGGCGCGGGCGAGACCGGACCGGTGCTCGATGCCGCGCGCGACGCCGGCGTCGAGCGACGGCCCGGCGTCGGGACGCCGACTGCCGATCTCGCGGACGGGCTGGCCCATACCACGCTTGCCCACGCGTCGTTCTCGGGCGATCCGGGACCGGCGCAGGCGACGCTCGCCGAACTCGGGCTTCCCGCCGAACTCGACGAGGATGCCCGCCGACGCGTGGCGTCGCTGTTCGCGCTGGACGCGACAGAGACCGACGCGGCGCCCGAACGCGCCGCCGACGCGGTCGAGCGCGCGCTCCGACCCCACGCGGCACCCGAGAGCGCGCCCTTCGAGACCGTCGAGGGGTACGCCGACGTGCTCGACGCCGTCGCCGCCGACGCGCCCGGCACCGGCGTCGCGCTCGCGTTGGGCCACGACGCCCGCACGGATGCGCTCGACACCTGGCGCGCTCGCGCCGCGAACGCGCATCGAAGCGTGCGCGAGGCGACGACCGGCCGGTACGACGGCCTGTTCGTCGCGCGCGTGGACGCCGCCGACGTGAACGACGCGTCGCGGGAGAACGCCCCCGTCAGGACGATCGCACGCCTCCTGCGCGACTTCCGGTCGCCCGAACCGGTTGCGATGGCCGTCTCGAACGACGAGGCCGCCGTCGCGGCCACCGGCGATTCGGACGTGGCCGCCGCGCTCGCCGCAGCCGTCGACGAGGTCGGCGGCGAAGCAGCCGGCGACGCGACGCGAGGCTACGCCCGGTTCGAGGGCGACACAAAGGCGTTTATCGCCGCGTTCCGGGGGTCACTATGA
- a CDS encoding 30S ribosomal protein S15, with translation MARMHTGRRGSSGSDNPTADEPPEWSDVDDDAVEERVVELAEQGHDPSQIGQKLRDEGVKGTPVPDVKLATGKKVTEILDDNDAGNDLPEDLRNLLARAVRLNEHVDENPQDHQNKRALQNTESKVRRLVDYYRGDALDEDFKYTYERAKELL, from the coding sequence ATGGCACGAATGCATACTGGCCGTCGCGGGTCGTCCGGATCGGACAACCCCACGGCAGACGAGCCGCCGGAGTGGAGCGACGTCGACGACGACGCCGTCGAAGAGCGCGTCGTCGAACTTGCAGAACAGGGCCACGACCCGAGCCAGATCGGGCAGAAGCTCCGTGACGAGGGTGTCAAAGGCACGCCCGTCCCGGACGTCAAGCTGGCAACCGGGAAGAAGGTCACCGAGATTCTCGACGACAACGACGCCGGCAACGACCTGCCGGAGGACCTGCGCAACCTGCTCGCTCGCGCGGTGCGCCTGAACGAGCACGTCGACGAGAACCCTCAGGACCACCAGAACAAGCGCGCCCTGCAGAACACCGAGTCGAAGGTCCGCCGTCTGGTCGATTACTACCGCGGCGACGCCCTCGACGAGGACTTCAAGTACACCTACGAGCGAGCCAAGGAGCTCCTGTAG
- a CDS encoding FAD-dependent oxidoreductase: MSTFVVVGGDAAGMSAASKAKRDDPSLEVVVFERGQWVSYGACGLPYYVKGEIDSLDSLVSVTPEEFREERDIDLRTGHDVVDIDPDDRTVTARNDDGEVVVEYDHLLIATGAAAVTPPIDGLDREGVFTLGSMSDGKELREYVSRARTEEELQQPDRGPACQFLETCNGPVGIVGGGYIGVEMAEALAANDFEVHLFQRGDRVLKQFSDATSERVLDHLADQTVSVHLGAEVESLDGGDRVEAIATTDERVPVDMVLVGTGVRPRTDLAEDAGVELGETGAIAADAYRETNVDDIYAAGDCAEAGHVVTDDPTYVPLALTANRHGRAIGQTVAGTPTEGGGVAGTAAVKAFEVEAARTGLLDESEARDAGFDPVSKTIDAKSRAGYYPDGGTVTVTLTADRDSGRVLGGSLVSEYGEGAVHRSHALVAAVTEGATVDDLSDYDLAYAPPFNTTWDPILTAAKVLGKDVGPNR; encoded by the coding sequence ATGTCCACCTTCGTCGTCGTCGGCGGTGACGCCGCCGGGATGTCGGCCGCGAGCAAAGCAAAGCGGGACGATCCCTCCCTCGAGGTCGTCGTCTTCGAGCGCGGGCAGTGGGTGTCCTACGGCGCCTGCGGCCTGCCCTACTACGTCAAAGGCGAGATCGACTCGCTCGACTCGCTCGTCTCGGTCACGCCCGAGGAGTTCCGCGAGGAGCGCGACATCGACCTGCGGACGGGCCACGACGTCGTCGATATCGACCCCGACGACCGGACCGTCACCGCTCGCAACGACGACGGCGAGGTCGTCGTCGAGTACGATCACCTGCTCATCGCAACCGGCGCGGCAGCCGTCACACCACCCATCGACGGGCTCGACCGCGAGGGCGTGTTCACGCTCGGCTCGATGTCCGACGGCAAGGAGCTCCGGGAGTACGTCAGCCGGGCGCGGACCGAGGAAGAACTCCAACAGCCCGATCGCGGGCCGGCCTGTCAGTTTCTCGAAACCTGCAACGGCCCGGTGGGGATCGTCGGCGGCGGCTACATCGGCGTCGAGATGGCCGAAGCGCTGGCTGCCAACGACTTCGAAGTGCATCTGTTCCAGCGCGGCGACCGCGTCCTCAAGCAGTTCAGCGACGCGACCAGCGAGCGCGTGCTCGATCACCTGGCCGACCAGACCGTCTCGGTTCACCTCGGCGCCGAGGTCGAATCGCTCGACGGCGGCGATCGCGTCGAAGCCATTGCGACGACCGACGAGCGGGTTCCCGTCGACATGGTGCTGGTCGGGACTGGCGTCCGGCCGCGGACGGACCTCGCCGAGGACGCCGGTGTCGAACTCGGCGAAACGGGCGCCATCGCCGCCGACGCGTACCGCGAGACGAACGTGGATGACATCTACGCGGCCGGCGACTGCGCCGAGGCCGGCCACGTCGTCACCGACGATCCGACCTACGTGCCGCTTGCGCTGACCGCCAACCGACACGGCAGAGCGATCGGCCAGACGGTCGCCGGGACGCCGACGGAGGGCGGCGGCGTCGCGGGAACGGCCGCGGTCAAGGCGTTCGAGGTCGAGGCGGCACGCACTGGGCTCCTCGACGAATCTGAAGCCCGAGACGCGGGCTTCGACCCAGTCTCGAAGACGATCGACGCCAAGTCCCGGGCGGGCTACTACCCCGACGGCGGGACCGTCACCGTGACGCTGACCGCCGACCGCGACTCCGGGCGCGTCCTCGGCGGCAGCCTCGTCTCCGAGTACGGCGAGGGCGCCGTCCATCGGAGTCACGCTCTCGTCGCCGCGGTAACCGAAGGTGCGACCGTCGACGACCTCTCTGACTACGATCTCGCCTACGCGCCCCCGTTCAACACCACGTGGGACCCGATTCTGACGGCGGCGAAGGTGCTCGGCAAGGATGTCGGTCCGAACCGTTGA
- the surE gene encoding 5'/3'-nucleotidase SurE, whose amino-acid sequence MDDSEAPEILLTNDDGIGSAGIGALHDALDEIGNVTVVAPADDQSAVGRAMSTEVGIEEHERGYAIAGTPSDCVVAGLEAIGPYPDLVVSGCNRGANLGEYVLGRSGTVSAAVEAAFFGIPSIAVSLYVPTGDMEFHEIETDREDYAEAVRATEYLVEHATDAGVFEQADYLNVNAPLPGDEPAPMTVTRPSHVYDMDATHNGDTITLHDRIWDRMAEGDIEDPEGTDRRAVVDGRVSVSPLTAPHTTEHHEALDEIVESYPDR is encoded by the coding sequence ATGGACGACTCCGAGGCGCCGGAAATCCTCCTGACCAACGACGACGGGATCGGGAGCGCCGGAATCGGCGCGCTCCACGACGCCTTAGACGAAATCGGGAACGTGACTGTCGTCGCGCCCGCGGACGACCAGAGTGCTGTCGGCCGGGCCATGTCGACGGAAGTCGGGATCGAGGAACACGAACGCGGCTACGCCATCGCGGGGACGCCGTCAGATTGCGTGGTCGCCGGGCTGGAAGCCATCGGCCCGTATCCCGACCTCGTCGTGTCGGGCTGCAACCGCGGCGCGAACCTCGGCGAGTACGTGCTCGGGCGCTCGGGGACGGTCAGCGCCGCAGTCGAGGCGGCCTTCTTCGGCATCCCGTCGATCGCCGTCTCGCTGTACGTGCCGACCGGCGATATGGAGTTTCACGAGATCGAAACCGACCGCGAGGACTACGCCGAGGCGGTCCGAGCGACGGAGTACCTCGTCGAGCACGCCACCGACGCCGGCGTCTTCGAGCAGGCCGATTACCTCAACGTGAACGCGCCGCTGCCCGGCGACGAGCCGGCGCCGATGACAGTCACGCGACCCTCCCACGTCTACGACATGGACGCGACCCACAACGGCGACACGATCACCCTCCACGACCGCATCTGGGACCGGATGGCCGAGGGAGATATCGAGGATCCGGAGGGGACCGACCGCCGCGCGGTCGTCGACGGGCGCGTGAGCGTCTCGCCGCTGACCGCGCCACACACCACCGAGCACCACGAAGCGCTCGATGAGATCGTCGAGTCGTACCCCGATCGCTGA
- the gvpM gene encoding gas vesicle protein GvpM, with amino-acid sequence MEPSRDDDAVVDLLDVLLRDGAMLQADVIVTVADIPLIGINLRAAIAGMATMRDHGFFEEWDAATRAQAVGDQRAASRRGKFVPRPESGTGGDPDAPPPGRRPNRSDRPDGSARPDRSDSPGVSRRPEGAEVFDGLDDDGGGIDEFDVGDAVGGGSEENDAPDADRE; translated from the coding sequence GTGGAACCGAGCCGCGACGACGACGCGGTGGTCGACCTGCTCGACGTGCTCCTCCGGGACGGCGCGATGCTGCAGGCCGACGTGATCGTCACCGTCGCCGACATTCCGCTGATCGGCATCAACCTCCGGGCGGCGATCGCCGGGATGGCGACGATGCGCGATCACGGCTTCTTCGAGGAGTGGGACGCCGCGACGCGAGCGCAGGCGGTCGGCGACCAGCGCGCGGCGAGTCGCCGCGGGAAGTTCGTCCCGCGGCCGGAATCGGGAACCGGCGGCGATCCCGACGCGCCCCCGCCGGGACGGCGTCCGAACCGGTCCGACCGGCCGGACGGATCGGCCCGTCCCGACCGATCGGACAGCCCCGGCGTCTCGCGGCGACCCGAGGGGGCTGAGGTGTTCGACGGTCTCGACGACGATGGCGGTGGGATCGACGAGTTCGACGTGGGCGACGCTGTGGGCGGCGGCTCTGAAGAAAACGACGCGCCGGACGCTGATAGAGAGTAG
- the gvpL gene encoding gas vesicle protein GvpL: MHDPTDEEPSEDSGAEFDEGRYLYCLVAVGEGADDDAVAADGLDGATTELVRTGGVGAVVHTCESTYDSDNPRQVRRWLLAHQRVVDEAGEAFGTPIPFRFHTILPGDDGTVRQWLDEVRADARVHLDELSNRWEYRISLNLDEERLGDELAAEDEELRSLRARTEQADAGTSFLLEKQYDQQLRKRLREHRQELLEALRRRIAPHVERAEVLGRRRATLDGVDAAEQPAQRVAALARDAEVDALGAALDEVAANPGVEIEFTGPWPPYTFAPEFAAESPDDAEDPHDEGTR, translated from the coding sequence ATGCACGATCCGACCGACGAAGAGCCGAGCGAAGATTCTGGCGCCGAGTTCGACGAGGGACGGTACCTCTACTGCCTCGTGGCGGTCGGCGAGGGCGCCGACGACGATGCCGTCGCCGCCGACGGCCTCGACGGTGCGACCACCGAACTGGTGAGAACTGGCGGCGTCGGCGCGGTCGTCCACACTTGCGAATCGACGTACGATTCGGACAATCCCCGGCAGGTCAGGCGATGGCTGCTCGCCCACCAGCGTGTCGTCGACGAGGCTGGCGAGGCCTTCGGCACGCCGATCCCGTTTCGCTTTCACACGATTCTGCCCGGCGACGACGGGACGGTCCGCCAGTGGCTCGACGAGGTCCGAGCCGACGCTCGCGTGCATCTCGACGAACTCTCGAACCGCTGGGAGTACCGCATCTCGCTGAACCTCGACGAAGAACGGCTCGGCGACGAGCTTGCTGCCGAAGACGAGGAGCTCCGGTCGCTGCGCGCTCGAACCGAGCAGGCCGACGCCGGCACATCGTTCTTGCTGGAGAAACAGTACGACCAGCAACTGCGCAAACGGCTCCGCGAACACCGACAGGAACTGCTCGAAGCGCTTCGGCGTCGAATCGCCCCCCACGTCGAGCGAGCGGAGGTGCTCGGTCGCCGCCGCGCGACGCTCGACGGCGTCGACGCCGCCGAGCAGCCGGCCCAGCGCGTCGCCGCGCTTGCCCGCGACGCCGAGGTCGACGCGCTGGGCGCAGCGCTCGACGAGGTCGCCGCCAACCCCGGTGTCGAGATCGAGTTCACCGGTCCGTGGCCGCCCTACACGTTCGCCCCGGAGTTCGCCGCCGAATCTCCCGACGACGCCGAAGATCCGCACGACGAGGGGACGAGGTGA
- a CDS encoding gas vesicle protein K produces the protein MTEISVDGDQARSGLMALLLTVVELLIEAMEREAVRRMESGRLADEEIERLGEQLAQLEAEVEGIKREEGIEEEVDSLRGDLDGIVGDAIRGLDVEQGPLDDTADYQPMSPDQSE, from the coding sequence GTGACGGAGATCTCAGTCGACGGCGATCAGGCTCGCTCCGGGCTGATGGCCCTGCTGCTCACCGTCGTCGAACTCCTGATCGAGGCGATGGAGCGCGAGGCCGTCCGCCGGATGGAAAGCGGCCGGCTCGCCGACGAGGAGATCGAGCGCCTCGGCGAGCAACTCGCCCAACTCGAAGCCGAGGTCGAAGGGATCAAACGCGAGGAGGGAATCGAGGAGGAGGTCGACAGCCTCCGCGGCGACCTCGACGGCATCGTCGGCGATGCCATCCGCGGGCTCGACGTCGAGCAGGGACCGTTGGATGACACTGCCGACTACCAACCGATGTCACCCGACCAGAGCGAGTAA